The nucleotide sequence CTCAGGCACTGGCCCGCGAAGTGGCGGAGCAGGGGCTGACCCCGGATGATATCACCGAAGACATGCTGGCAACTCGCTTATCCACCAGTGGCCTGCCTGATGTCGACCTTCTGATTCGTACCAGTGGCGAATGCCGTATCAGTAACTTCATGCTGTGGCAAACCGCCTATGCCGAGCTGTATTTTACACCTCAGCTCTGGCCTGATTTTGACGAAAATACCTTAGCAGACGCGATTGCCTGGTTCATGGATCGGGAGCGTCGTTTCGGTTGTACGGGTGAACAAATAAAAATGTTACTGAAAACTCAGTAACGCCAAAGAGGGTAGCGTGGAAAATGGAACCCCGCTGCCATTCTGAAAACAAGCTCGTGGCTTGTTGGATTGCTGCCAAGCACTATATTGCTGAGAAGCGACAACGATAAATAATAACGAGAGGAACAAGCTTGCTTAAGCAACGAATTTTGACCGCATTGGTTCTGGCACCTTTGGTGGTTGCCGGAATTTTCCTGCTACCTTTTTCGGGTTTTATGTTGGCTATTGCAGGGATCACCCTGGCTGGCTTCTGGGAATGGACCCAGTTTGTTAATCCCCGTTCACGCCTGCTGGCGATGGTACCCCCTGTTTTCGTCTTACTGGCGTCTTTTCTGGCTCTCCCTGCGGATGCCATCGAATTGGGCCATATACAATTACCACATCACATCATGTTAGCGGCAGGTGGTGCCTGGTGGTTATTTGCCTGCCTCCTGGTTGTGACCTATCCGAACCAATCCGGCTTTTGGGTTCGCTCAACTGCGCTGCGCTATCTGTTTGGTTTACTGACATTGATCCCCTTTTTCTGGGGCGTTGTGATGTTACGTGCTGTTAACTATGCTGAATCTCCCTATCTGGGCGCTAAACTGGTGATGCTGGTGTGTTTACTGGTCTGGGCGGCTGACAGCGGTGCGTACTTTGCGGGCAAGCGATTTGGCCGCCGTAAAATGGCCCCCAGAGTCAGCCCGAATAAAACCCTGGAAGGACTTGCCGGTGGTGTGGTGCTCGCTGTTGTCGTCGCGTGGGCAACTGCGAAATTGCTGGGGGTAACTTTTCATAGCAGCGGTGCGTTATTAGTCACAGTTGTTCTGACTGTGGTTGCTTCTGTCTTTGGTGATCTGGCAGAAAGTATGTTTAAACGGGTTTCCGGTATTAAAGACAGCGGACAGATCTTACCCGGCCACGGTGGTATCCTTGACCGGATAGACAGCCTGACGGCAGCATTGCCCGTTTTCGCATTGCTCTATCTCTGGCTGATCTGAGACCTGATTCGGGGGAAGCGGGTAACCACTTCCCCCATTTTGATTTTGATACCCAAGACAGTGTGTTGACTCTGGGTTTACACACGGATTGGAAATGAAAGGTAGGATGACGGCTGGTCACAGCCAAATCTGTAAAGTAGTGAAGGTATGCGTAAGTTAACCATTCTGGGTGCAACGGGATCAATTGGCACCAGTACACTGGCAGTGGCGGCAAACAATCCTGACCAGTTTGAGGTGGTCGCGCTGGCTGCGGGCACAGATAGCCGTAAAATGTTTGAACTGTGCTGTCAGTGGCAGCCCAGGTATGCTGCGATGGCCTCTGAGCAGGCTGCTCGTGAGCTGTCTGAACAGTTGAAAGCGCACGGTTTCGCTACTCAGGTGCTGTCAGGGGTTGCTGGCATGTGCGAAATAGCTGCGCTGGATGAAGTGGATACCGTGATGGCCGCCATTGTCGGGGCTGCCGGACTGATGCCGACTATGGCTGCGGTCAAAGCCGGTAAACGTGTGCTGCTGGCCAACAAAGAAGCTCTGGTGATGTCCGGGCAGATGTTTATTGATGCTGTTGCGAAGTATGGCGCAGAATTATTACCGGTAGACAGTGAACATAATGCGATTTATCAGTGTCTACCTTTAGATGTTCAACAGCAGACCGGGCGCTGTGATCTGTCTGCAGCTGGGATCAGCAAGATTTTGCTGACCGGCTCTGGTGGTCCCTTTCGCTATACCGATCCACAGGATCTGGCGACTGTGACCCCGGAAATGGCCATTGCGCATCCAAACTGGTCGATGGGACCCAAGATTTCCGTCGATTCGGCCACTATGATGAATAAAGGGCTGGAATACATAGAAGCCCGTTGGCTGTTTAATGCATCAAGGGAGCAACTGGAGGTGCTGATTCATCCCCAGTCGGTCATCCACTCTATGGTACAGTACAAAGATGGCTCGGTACTGGCGCAGATGGGGTTGCCGGATATGCAGACGCCCATTGCCTTTGCCATGGCCTATCCTGAAAGAGTGGATGCAGGTGTGAAACCGCTTGATTTTACTCAGGCGGGTGAACTGACTTTTATGGCGCCGGATATGTCGCGTTATCCATGCCTGCAGCTTGCGATCGAGGCGTGCTACAGTGGACAGGCGGCAACCACGTCGCTCAATGCGGCCAATGAAGTGGCAGTGGCCGAGTTTCTGGCCGGTGCAATACGTTTTACCGATATCGCGCGGGTCAACCAGCAAGTGCTGGAGCGGATTAACCTGGCAGAGCCGCGGAGTCTGGCGTGTGTGATGGCCTTGGATGCTGATGCACGACAGCTGGCGCAGCAAGTGATTCAGAAGGTAGCTA is from Photobacterium sp. TLY01 and encodes:
- a CDS encoding phosphatidate cytidylyltransferase encodes the protein MLKQRILTALVLAPLVVAGIFLLPFSGFMLAIAGITLAGFWEWTQFVNPRSRLLAMVPPVFVLLASFLALPADAIELGHIQLPHHIMLAAGGAWWLFACLLVVTYPNQSGFWVRSTALRYLFGLLTLIPFFWGVVMLRAVNYAESPYLGAKLVMLVCLLVWAADSGAYFAGKRFGRRKMAPRVSPNKTLEGLAGGVVLAVVVAWATAKLLGVTFHSSGALLVTVVLTVVASVFGDLAESMFKRVSGIKDSGQILPGHGGILDRIDSLTAALPVFALLYLWLI
- the ispC gene encoding 1-deoxy-D-xylulose-5-phosphate reductoisomerase, translated to MRKLTILGATGSIGTSTLAVAANNPDQFEVVALAAGTDSRKMFELCCQWQPRYAAMASEQAARELSEQLKAHGFATQVLSGVAGMCEIAALDEVDTVMAAIVGAAGLMPTMAAVKAGKRVLLANKEALVMSGQMFIDAVAKYGAELLPVDSEHNAIYQCLPLDVQQQTGRCDLSAAGISKILLTGSGGPFRYTDPQDLATVTPEMAIAHPNWSMGPKISVDSATMMNKGLEYIEARWLFNASREQLEVLIHPQSVIHSMVQYKDGSVLAQMGLPDMQTPIAFAMAYPERVDAGVKPLDFTQAGELTFMAPDMSRYPCLQLAIEACYSGQAATTSLNAANEVAVAEFLAGAIRFTDIARVNQQVLERINLAEPRSLACVMALDADARQLAQQVIQKVAR